Proteins from one Novosphingobium pentaromativorans US6-1 genomic window:
- a CDS encoding F0F1 ATP synthase subunit gamma, with protein sequence MAERLAEVEARIESVHQLSSVIGAVRAIAAARLREAKARLPGIQTYARTIGEAIAQALALVPQAPVNAAKGGNRKSIVLAIGAEQGFVGNFNGRLLDALTPLTRSSRTPSCELLLVGSHAASAASERVLTVNWSAPMATHAQEIAGLANRIADALFDRIANGEVSEVLLVHAATDAQQPESPVQVRPLLPFDFSRFAPLARAQPPIIQLPPERLLAQLADEYVFAEICEALVLSFAAENEARMQAMVAARENVARRSDELAARARLMRQEQITEEVIELASGGRRAIP encoded by the coding sequence ATGGCTGAGCGGCTTGCCGAAGTCGAAGCGCGGATCGAAAGCGTTCACCAGCTCTCATCCGTCATCGGCGCCGTGCGCGCCATTGCCGCGGCTCGCTTGCGCGAAGCCAAGGCAAGGCTTCCCGGTATCCAGACTTATGCCCGGACAATAGGCGAGGCGATTGCCCAGGCGCTTGCGCTTGTCCCCCAGGCGCCCGTCAATGCCGCTAAAGGCGGGAACCGGAAATCCATCGTTCTGGCAATCGGCGCGGAGCAGGGGTTCGTCGGCAATTTCAACGGCCGACTTCTCGATGCCCTTACCCCGCTGACAAGGTCGAGCCGAACTCCGAGCTGCGAACTTCTCCTCGTCGGCAGTCACGCTGCTTCGGCCGCGTCGGAACGCGTGCTTACCGTCAACTGGTCCGCCCCGATGGCGACCCATGCGCAGGAGATCGCTGGACTCGCCAACCGCATCGCCGATGCCCTGTTCGATCGTATTGCGAACGGCGAGGTCAGCGAGGTGCTGCTCGTTCACGCCGCGACCGACGCGCAGCAGCCCGAGAGCCCGGTGCAAGTCCGCCCGCTCCTGCCCTTCGACTTTTCGCGCTTCGCCCCTCTCGCCAGGGCCCAGCCGCCGATAATTCAGCTGCCACCGGAAAGGCTGCTTGCGCAGCTGGCCGACGAATACGTTTTCGCCGAGATCTGTGAAGCGCTTGTCCTTTCTTTCGCAGCAGAGAACGAGGCGCGCATGCAGGCCATGGTCGCGGCGCGCGAAAACGTGGCCCGCCGCAGCGACGAACTTGCCGCCAGGGCGCGACTCATGCGGCAGGAACAGATTACCGAAGAAGTCATTGAACTTGCCTCCGGTGGGAGGCGGGCCATTCCATAA
- a CDS encoding aldehyde dehydrogenase family protein codes for MVLGQLSQQFEVVAGISPWNFPVVLSIWKIGPALLTGNTMVLKPLPFTPMTVLRIGELVRDFVPAGVLNVIAGGDALGPMMTAHPGFDKVSFTGSTATGSRVMQSAAPTLKRLTLELGGNDAAIVLPDVDIAETAQKLFWSAFTNSGQVCVATKHAKHAYVHEDIYDQFRDALSELVASTPMGDGSKQGVALGPIQNRPQYDRVEDLVRDFEVQGYHLIQGTAPDGEGFFVPATLVDNPPEESRIVQEEQFSPVLPIIKFSSVDNVVEKVNGTERLLSYTEPKTFLSAT; via the coding sequence TTGGTTCTTGGGCAGCTTTCTCAGCAATTCGAGGTCGTGGCCGGCATCTCGCCCTGGAACTTCCCGGTGGTGCTTTCGATCTGGAAGATCGGCCCTGCGCTGCTGACGGGCAATACCATGGTGCTGAAACCTTTGCCTTTTACGCCGATGACGGTCCTGCGGATCGGCGAACTCGTCCGTGACTTTGTTCCCGCAGGCGTGCTCAACGTCATCGCTGGCGGAGATGCCCTTGGCCCGATGATGACTGCTCATCCAGGCTTCGACAAGGTCAGCTTTACCGGCTCCACTGCGACGGGGAGTAGGGTGATGCAAAGCGCTGCTCCTACTCTGAAACGGCTGACCCTTGAGCTTGGTGGCAATGACGCCGCCATCGTGCTGCCAGATGTCGATATAGCCGAGACGGCCCAAAAGCTTTTCTGGTCGGCCTTCACCAACAGCGGGCAGGTTTGCGTTGCCACCAAGCACGCCAAGCACGCTTATGTACACGAGGACATCTACGACCAGTTCCGCGATGCCCTGTCCGAGCTCGTCGCCTCGACACCAATGGGCGATGGCAGCAAGCAAGGCGTGGCCTTGGGCCCGATCCAGAACAGGCCGCAGTATGACCGGGTGGAGGACCTTGTCCGCGATTTTGAGGTACAAGGCTATCATCTTATCCAGGGGACGGCGCCGGATGGTGAAGGCTTTTTCGTGCCTGCCACGCTGGTCGACAATCCGCCGGAGGAAAGCCGGATCGTTCAGGAAGAGCAGTTTAGCCCTGTCCTGCCGATAATCAAATTCAGCTCGGTCGATAACGTCGTCGAGAAGGTCAATGGCACGGAACGACTCCTGTCCTACACCGAGCCGAAGACGTTTCTCAGCGCGACTTGA